GGCTCGCCGCCGCCGGACAGATCTTCTTCTCGCTCTCGGTCGGCTTCGGCGTGATCATCAACTACGCCTCCTACATGAAGAAGAAGGACGACGTCGTGCTCTCGGGGCTTACCGCCTCGGCGACCAACGAGCTCTTCGAGGTCGGCTTCGGCGGCCTGATCACCATCACCGCTTCGTTCGTCTTCCTCGGCACCGCCAACATGATCGGCGCCGTTCAGGGCGGCACCTTCGGTCTCGGCTTCACCACCCTGCCGGTGGTCTTCGCCCACATGGGGGCGTTCGGCAACATCGTCGGGGCGATCTGGTTCTTCATGCTCTTCCTGGCCGCGATCACGAGCTCCATCTCGATGTACCAGCCGTCGCTCGCCTTCTTCCAGGAGGCGCTCGGCTGGGGGCGCAAGCAGTCGACCTCGCTCCTGGTCGGCATCTGCCTCGTGGGCTCCTTCCTGGTCATGTACTACAGCCGGGGCGGCATCTTCTGGTCGACGATCGACGACTGGGTCGGGACCTTCCTGATCTTCGTCCTGGCGATGATCCAGATCATCGCCTTCAGCTGGATCTTCGGCATCGAGAAGGGGTGGAAGGAGGCGCACTTCGGGGCGCAGATCCGCATCCCGGGCTTCTACAAGTTCATTATGAAATACGTGACGCCGACCTACTTGCTCGTGGTCTTCATCGCCTTCTGCTGGCAGAACCTCGGTTCCTGGCTGAAGTCGGTCGCCGACGAACCGTTGCGGCAGGGGGCGGTCGGGCTGATTCTGGCGACGGCGCTGATCCTCGTCGTCTGCACCTTCCTCGGCACGAAGCGGTGGCGGGCCGCGGGCCTGGACATCGACGGCAAGCATGCCCCGAACGACTGACAAGGAGAGCGCGAAATGACGATCCTGGGTTGGGTTTTTCTCCTCTCGTCGACCGCCTTCGTCTGGGGTCTGACCGGCTGGTGCTACTACAAGGTCTTGACCGTCAAGGAAGAGATCGAGATCCCGCCGGCCGCGCTCGGCGGCTGAGTGTCGCGGCGGACCGTCCGGCTTGCGCAGCGGACGGATCGGATCGATGGTAGAAGGGGGCTCATGCGAGCCCCCTTTTTTCTTGCCCTGCTCACGCTGCCGACCGTCCTCACCCTGACCGCGGCGCCGGCCGAAGCCGACCTCTCCGGCGTCGAGCTCCGGCTCCTTGCGAGCGGGCTCAGCGATCCGGTGGCGATCGCCCATGCGGGCGACGACCGCCTGTTCATCGTCGAGCAGCGCGGGCGGATCCGCATCTTCGCCGACGGCGTCGTGCAACCGGGGAGCTTTCTCGACCTCTCCTCGCGGGTTCTCTCCGGCGGCGAGCAGGGTCTCCTCGGGCTCGCCTTTCATCCGCGCTACGCCGAGAACGGGTACCTGTTCGTCAACTACACCCGGGAAGGGGACGGCGCGACGGTGATCTCCCGCTTCCGCCGCTCGACCGGCGATCCGGGCCGCGCCGAGGCCGGCAGCGAGGCTACCCTGCTGGTGATCCCGCAGCCCTACTCGAATCACAACGGCGGCGACCTCGCCTTCGGACCCGACGGATTCCTCTACGTCGGCATGGGCGATGGCGGCTCGGGGGGCGACCCCGACTGCCGCTCGCAGAACCGCAACGACCTCCTGGGCAAGATGCTGCGCCTCGACGTCGACAGCCACGCCGCGAGCGCGCCCTACTACGCCTCACCGCCGGACAATCCGTTCGCCGGCACGGCCGGCGCGGACGAGATCTGGGCGGTGGGCCTGCGCAATCCGTGGCGATTCTCCTTCGACCGCACGACGGGCCGGCTCTACATAGCGGACGTCGGGCAGAGCTCCCGCGACGAGATCGACATGGTGCCGTTCAACCACGGTGCCGTGGCCAATTTCGGATGGAAGATCATGGAAGGGAGCGCGTGCTACTCGCGCGACGCCTGTCCCGGCTCGACCCCGGTTTGCGGTTCGCCCGACCTCATCCTGCCGATCCTCGAGAACCTCCTCGCCGACGGAAACTGTGCGGTCATTGGCGGCTACGGCTACAGCGGGCATCGCCTTCCGGACCTCGACGGGCGGTATCTCTTCGGAGATTTCTGCTCCGGCCGGATCTGGGCCACGACCTGGAACGGGGCCGGATGGAACCGCGAGGCGTTTCCCTTCACACTCCCGGGACTTACGACGTTCGGCGAGACCTCGGTGGGTGAGATCGTGCTGGCGACGCAGGGCGGCGAGCTCTACACCCTGGAGAGGACGCCCCTCGCGGCCTGCGTCCCGGGCCTGGGGCGCGTCTGCCTGATCGATGGGCGTTTCCAGGTGGAGGTCTCCTTCCGCGACTACCGGGGATTCCGCGACGACGCGCTGCCGGTCACGACCGGCAGCGACTCGACCCTGCTCTGGTTCTTCTCCCCGGCGATCTGGGAGCACCTGGTCAAGGTGATCGACGGCTGCAGCCTGAACGGCCACTGGTGGGTCTACGCCGCCGCCGCGACCGACGTCGAGTACGTCCTGC
The nucleotide sequence above comes from Thermoanaerobaculia bacterium. Encoded proteins:
- a CDS encoding sodium-dependent transporter, with protein sequence MSKHEAKQEWGTRVGVILAVAGSAVGLGNFLRFPGQAAANGGGAFMIPYFCALLLVGIPIGWAEWTMGRYGGRKGMHSAPTILGVFGGGGTFRYLGIIGVLIPLAVSFYYTYIEAWCLGYFWHYVTGGIGVDAAAPVAEQAASAGAFYNTFTGREANGVLTGGSLETFIFWAITFGINIWLVFRGISKGIEKFVSWAMPAMAVCALIVLVRVLTLGTPDPANPDQNVLNGLAYMWNPNFEALSNPQTWLAAAGQIFFSLSVGFGVIINYASYMKKKDDVVLSGLTASATNELFEVGFGGLITITASFVFLGTANMIGAVQGGTFGLGFTTLPVVFAHMGAFGNIVGAIWFFMLFLAAITSSISMYQPSLAFFQEALGWGRKQSTSLLVGICLVGSFLVMYYSRGGIFWSTIDDWVGTFLIFVLAMIQIIAFSWIFGIEKGWKEAHFGAQIRIPGFYKFIMKYVTPTYLLVVFIAFCWQNLGSWLKSVADEPLRQGAVGLILATALILVVCTFLGTKRWRAAGLDIDGKHAPND
- a CDS encoding PQQ-dependent sugar dehydrogenase, translating into MRAPFFLALLTLPTVLTLTAAPAEADLSGVELRLLASGLSDPVAIAHAGDDRLFIVEQRGRIRIFADGVVQPGSFLDLSSRVLSGGEQGLLGLAFHPRYAENGYLFVNYTREGDGATVISRFRRSTGDPGRAEAGSEATLLVIPQPYSNHNGGDLAFGPDGFLYVGMGDGGSGGDPDCRSQNRNDLLGKMLRLDVDSHAASAPYYASPPDNPFAGTAGADEIWAVGLRNPWRFSFDRTTGRLYIADVGQSSRDEIDMVPFNHGAVANFGWKIMEGSACYSRDACPGSTPVCGSPDLILPILENLLADGNCAVIGGYGYSGHRLPDLDGRYLFGDFCSGRIWATTWNGAGWNREAFPFTLPGLTTFGETSVGEIVLATQGGELYTLERTPLAACVPGLGRVCLIDGRFQVEVSFRDYRGFRDDALPVTTGSDSTLLWFFSPAIWEHLVKVIDGCSLNGHWWVYAAAATDVEYVLRVTDTLHHRVREYPNTLGNRAPALTDSTAFATCP